In Vulpes lagopus strain Blue_001 chromosome 1, ASM1834538v1, whole genome shotgun sequence, a genomic segment contains:
- the PHF3 gene encoding PHD finger protein 3 isoform X4 yields MVGCGRCDDWFHGDCVGLSLCQAQQMGEEDKEYVCVKCCAEEDKKTEIVDSDILENQAKVEVQSEDRTMEYEKLGLSKHTPTNDKTKYIEDTVKHKVKILKREPGEGKNSADCRDSEIKKWQLAPLRKMGQPVLPRRSSEEKSEKIPKETTTVICTGEKGSKPGAHEKQEIKKKKSEKGIPNVHVPTTSTSKPSADQIRQSVRHSLKDILMRRLTESNLKVPEEKAAKVATKIEKELFSFFRDTDAKYKNKYRSLMFNLKDPKNNILFKKVLKGEVTPDHLIRMSPEELASKELAAWRRRENRHTIEMIEKEQREVERRPITKITHKGEIEIESDAPMKEQEAAMEIQEPTSNKSLEKTEGTEKQKEEIDSMSKDTTSQHRQHLFDLNCKICIGRMAPPVDDLSPKKVKVVVGVSRKHSDNEAESIADALSSTSNILASEFFEEEKQESPKSTFSPAPRPEMPGTVEVESTFLARLNFIWKGFINMPSVAKFVTKAYPVSGSPDYLTEDLPDSIQVGGRISPQTVWDYVEKIKASGTKEICVVRFTPVTEEDQISYTLLFAYFSSRKRYGVAANNMKQVKDMYLIPLGAADKIPHPLVPFDGPGLELHRPNLLLGLIIRQKLKRQHSASASTSHTVETSESVPMTLPPDKKSKIDVSTEETPEEENDFFNSFTTVLHKQRNKPQQTLQEDLPTVIEPLVEVTKQEPPKPLRFLPGVLIGWENQPSTLELANKPLPVDDILQSLLGTTGQVYEQAQSVIEQNTLKEIPFINEQADPKAEKIDKVEVTDGETKEVKLKVDDLSESAGNSVVGGEETSVMGSSSISPGPLTSLSLRGKPPDVSTEAFLTNLSIQSKQEETVENKERTLKRQLLQDQENNLQDNRTSSTSSPCRSNVGKGNVDSNVSCSENLVANTTRSPQFINLKRDPRQAAGRSQQITASESKDGDNCRNGEKHTLSGMSHNKEHLTEQISVEEKLASVEKNSCVQQGNSSAVAQNSPSVENIHTSQTEQAKPLQEDILMQNIETVHPFRRGSTAASSHFEVGNTCQSEFPSKSINFTSRSTSPRTSANFSPMRPQQPNLQHLKSSPPGFPFPGPPNFPPQNMFGFPPHLPPPLLPPPGFGFAQNPMVPWPPVVHLTGQPQRMMGPLSQTSRYIGPQNFYQVKDIRRPERRHSDPWGRPDQQQLDRPFNRGKGDRQRFYSDSHHLKRERHEKEWEQESERHRRRDRTQDKDRDRKSREEGHKDKERARLSHGDRGADGKASRDSRNADKKPDKPKGEDHEKDKEREKNKHREGEKDRDRYHKDRDHIDRAKSKR; encoded by the exons ATGGTTGGCTGTGGGAGATGTGATGACTGGTTTCATGGTGATTGTGTTGGTTTAAGTCTTTGTCAAGCACAACAAATGGgagaagaagacaaagaataCGTGTGTGTGAAATGTTGTGCTGAGGAagataaaaagactgaaatagtAGATTCAGATATTTTGGAAAACCAGGCTAAAGTTGAAGTCCAGAGTGAAGATAGAACAATGGAATATGAAAAGCTTGGATTATCAAAGCACACACCGACAAACGACAAAACCAAATACATAGAAGACACAGTGAAGCACAAGGTCAAAATTTTAAAACGG GAACCTGGTGAAGGCAAAAACTCAGCAGACTGTAGagatagtgaaataaaaaaatggcaGCTAGCTCCTCTACGAAAGATGGGACAACCAGTTTTACCTCGGAGATcctcagaagaaaaaagtgaaaaaataccaAAAGAGACTACAACTGTTATTTGCACAGGAGAAAAAGGCTCCAAGCCAG GGGCTCATGAGAagcaagagataaaaaagaagaaaagtgaaaagggaATACCTAATGTGCATGTTCCTACTACTTCTACTTCTAAGCCTTCTGCAGATCAGATCAGACAAAGTGTCAGACATTCTCTCAAAGACATTCTTATGAGAAG ACTTACAGAATCAAATTTGAAGGTACCAGAGGAAAAAGCAGCAAAAGTTGccacaaaaattgaaaaagagcttttctctttttttcggGACACCGATGCTAAATATAAGAACAAATACAGAAGTTTGATGTTCAATTTGAAAGATCCTAAAAACAAT aTATTATTTAAGAAAGTACTGAAAGGAGAAGTAACCCCTGATCATCTTATAAGAATGAGTCCAGAAGAACTGGCTTCTAAAGAGTTAGCTGCATGGAGGCGGAGAGAAAATAGACAT acCATAGAAATGattgagaaagagcagagagaagtGGAAAGACGACCAATCACAAAAATAACTCATAAAGGTGAAATTGAAATTGAGAGTGATGCTCCAATGAAAGAACAGGAAGCAGCCATGGAGATtcag gaacctaCAAGTAACAAGTCATTGGAAAAGACAGAaggaactgaaaaacaaaaagaagagattgATTCTATGTCCAAAGATACCACTAGTCAACACAGACAACATCTTTTTGATCTGAACTGTAAAATTTGCATAG GTCGAATGGCACCACCTGTAGATGATCTTTCTCCAAAAAAAGTTAAAGTTGTTGTTGGAGTATCTCGTAAACATTCAGATAATGAAGCAGAAAGTATAGCAGATGCATTGTCTTCAACCTCAAATATTTTGGCTTCTGAATTCTTTGAAGAGGAGAAACAAGAGTCTCCGAAGTCAACATTCTCTCCTGCTCCACG tCCAGAGATGCCTGGAACTGTTGAAGTTGAGTCTACCTTCCTGGCTCGATTGAACTTCATCTGGAAAGGTTTTATCAACATGCCTTCTGTGGCAAAATTTGTTACCAAAGCCTATCCAGTGTCTGGTTCCCCTGATTATTTGACAGAG GATCTACCGGATAGTATTCAAGTAGGTGGCAGGATATCGCCTCAGACAGTTTGGGATtatgttgaaaaaattaaagcatCAGGAACCAAG GAAATTTGTGTCGTTCGCTTCACACCCGTAACTGAAGAAGATCAAATTTCTTATACTTTGCTATTTGCATACTTCAGTAGCAGAAAGCGCTATGGAGTAGCTGCTAACAACATGAAGCAGGTTAAAGATATGTACCTTATTCCTTTGGGTGCTGCAGATAAAATTCCACACCCTCTTGTGCCTTTTGACGGACCTG ggCTTGAACTACATAGACCTAATCTGTTGTTGGGCTTAATTATCCGTCAAAAACTGAAGCGGCAACATAGTGCTAGTGCTAGTACTAGTCACACAGTCGAGACTTCTGAAAGTGTACCAATGACTTTGCCACCtgataaaaaaagtaaaatagacgTTTCCACAGAAGAAAcaccagaggaagaaaatgacttttttaattcttttacaaCTGTATTACACAAGCAGAGAAATAAGCCTCAGCAGACTCTTCAGGAAGACCTTCCAACAGTGATAGAACCGTTAGTGGAAGTCACCAAACAGGAGCCACCAAAACCTTTAAGATTTCTTCCTGGGGTATTGATTGGCTGGGAAAATCAACCTTCTACTCTGGAATTAGCAAATAAACCTCTTCCTGTGGATGATATACTTCAAAGCCTTTTGGGCACTACTGGTCAGGTATATGAACAGGCTCAATCAGTGATAGAACAAAACACTCTCAAAGAAATCCCATTTATAAATGAGCAAGCTGACCCCAAAGCAGAGAAAATAGATAAAGTGGAAGTAACTGATGGTGAAACCAAGGAGGTAAAGCTTAAAGTAGATGATCTTTCAGAATCTGCAGGTAATTCAGTAGTAGGAGGAGAAGAAACATCAGTAATGGGGTCTTCTTCCATTTCTCCTGGACCTTTGACAAGTCTTAGCCTCAGAGGTAAGCCACCAGATGTTTCTACAGAAGCATTCTTAACAAATTTATCAATTCAGTCAAAACAGGAGGAGACTGTGGAGAATAAAGAGAGAACATTAAAAAGACAGTTGCTACAAGATCAAGAGAATAATTTGCAAGATAATCGGACTTCAAGTACTAGTTCTCCATGCAGGTCTAATGTAGGAAAAGGAAACGTAGACAGTAATGTCAGTTGCAGTGAAAACCTTGTTGCTAATACAACAAGGTCCCCACAGTTTATCAACCTGAAACGGGATCCTAGACAAGCAGCAGGACGAAGTCAGCAGATAACTGCTTCAGAAAGCAAAGATGGAGATAATTGTCGGAATGGAGAAAAACACACCCTGTCTGGTATGTCACACAACAAGGAGCACTTAACAGAACAAATCAGTGTAGAGGAAAAGTTGGCTTCTGTAGAGAAAAACTCCTGTGTTCAGCAGGGGAACAGTTCAGCAGTTGCACAGAACTCACCATCAGTAGAAAACATACACACATCTCAAACAGAACAAGCAAAACCCTTACAGGAGgatattttaatgcaaaatattGAAACTGTGCACCCATTTCGCAGAGGGTCGACAGCAGCATCATCTCATTTTGAAGTTGGAAACACATGTCAGTCGGAGTTTCCTTCTAAAAGCATCAACTTTACTTCCAGAAGCACCAGCCCCAGAACAAGTGCAAACTTTTCACCCATGAGGCCACAGCAGCCTAACCTTCAGCATCTCAAGTCTAGCCCTCCTGGATTTCCATTTCCAGGGCCTCCTAATTTTCCCCCACAAAATATGTTTGGATTTCCACCACATTTGCCACCCCCTTTACTTCCCCCTCCAGGCTTTGGCTTTGCTCAAAATCCCATGGTTCCCTGGCCTCCTGTTGTTCATCTGACAGGCCAGCCGCAACGTATGATGGGTCCCCTTTCACAAACATCAAGATATATAGGCCCACAAAATTTTTACCAGGTTAAAGACATTCGAAGACCAGAAAGGCGCCATAGTGACCCTTGGGGTAGGCCAGACCAACAGCAACTGGATAGGCCATTTAATAGGGGGAAAGGGGATCGACAGAGATTTTATAGTGATTCACACCATTTGAAAAGAGAGCGACATGAGAAGGAATGGGAGCAAGAATCTGAAAGGCATAGACGCAGAGACAGAACCCAGGAcaaggacagagacagaaaaagcagagaggaagggcacaaagataaagagagggcACGGTTATCACATGGTGATCGAGGAGCAGATGGAAAAGCAAGCCGGGATAGTAGGAATGCAGACAAGAAACCAGATAAACCTAAAGGTGAAGACCATGAAAAGGACAAAGAacgagagaaaaataaacatagagaaggagaaaaggacagAGATAGGTACCACAAAGATAGGGACCACATTGACAGAGCTAAAAGCAAAAGGTAA